A part of Silvimonas soli genomic DNA contains:
- a CDS encoding SOS response-associated peptidase → MCTQYDTISERDVLALFGVGFTMPPPNIENTAYSDYWSPIIVNRGDGRQVLFASYGMIPKARQPPGKKYLTLNARAETIGIKPSYKSAWQRCQLCLVPMRCYYEFCYETGKPVRWRIGVIDRKPFAVAGLMRAWRDDNGMESYSFTQITVNADGHAILGRMHEPQDEKRGLVIIRPEDYEAWLTCRDPEIARTFLKLYPAEDMYAEPGPKAPRGQKTDNK, encoded by the coding sequence ATGTGCACTCAATACGATACGATAAGTGAGCGTGACGTTCTGGCCCTGTTTGGCGTCGGTTTTACGATGCCACCGCCAAACATTGAAAACACAGCCTATTCGGACTACTGGTCACCCATCATCGTGAATCGCGGTGACGGTCGGCAAGTGCTTTTCGCATCGTACGGGATGATCCCCAAGGCACGGCAACCACCGGGCAAGAAATACCTTACCTTGAATGCCCGCGCAGAAACCATCGGCATAAAGCCCAGCTACAAAAGCGCATGGCAGCGTTGTCAGCTGTGCCTGGTCCCCATGCGGTGTTACTACGAATTTTGCTATGAAACCGGCAAGCCGGTGCGGTGGCGCATTGGCGTGATCGACCGCAAGCCATTTGCCGTGGCCGGGTTGATGCGTGCCTGGCGCGACGATAACGGCATGGAGTCTTATTCATTCACGCAAATCACCGTAAATGCTGATGGCCACGCGATCCTCGGGCGCATGCATGAGCCGCAAGATGAAAAGCGCGGCTTGGTGATCATTAGGCCGGAAGATTATGAGGCGTGGCTTACGTGCCGCGACCCCGAGATTGCGCGGACATTCTTGAAGCTTTACCCGGCAGAAGATATGTATGCGGAGCCGGGGCCGAAGGCACCACGTGGACAAAAGACCGACAATAAGTGA
- a CDS encoding DNA adenine methylase: MAKPIIPWLGGKRRLADKIIPLFPPHDCYVEAFAGGAALFFMRPIRAKCEVINDINGELVNLYRVVQWHLEEFVRQFKWALSSRQVFGWVQETRPETLTDIQRAARFFYLQQHAFGGKVDGQSYGTATTAPMINLLRIEENLSQAHLQLSGVNIENLPWRDIVERYDRPHTLFYLDPPYWETEGYGFDWSFAEYEYMADFMRRCQGKVIVSINDHPEIREVFHGLWLCEADIRYSIGNARDKDVRPAAGELVIANFEPTASHGLFS, from the coding sequence ATGGCAAAACCCATCATTCCCTGGCTGGGCGGCAAACGGCGTCTGGCTGACAAAATCATTCCGCTTTTCCCGCCGCACGACTGCTATGTCGAAGCCTTCGCCGGGGGTGCGGCGCTGTTCTTCATGCGCCCAATACGAGCCAAGTGCGAAGTCATCAACGACATTAACGGCGAGCTGGTGAACCTGTACCGTGTGGTGCAATGGCACCTTGAAGAATTCGTCCGGCAATTCAAATGGGCACTGTCGTCTCGGCAGGTATTTGGCTGGGTGCAGGAAACCCGCCCTGAAACCCTGACCGATATCCAACGTGCAGCTCGTTTCTTTTATCTGCAGCAACACGCCTTTGGCGGCAAGGTCGATGGTCAGTCCTACGGCACAGCCACCACGGCACCAATGATCAATTTGCTGCGCATCGAGGAGAACCTGAGTCAAGCGCACCTGCAGCTTTCAGGGGTAAATATCGAAAACCTACCCTGGCGCGATATCGTTGAACGCTACGACAGGCCGCACACGCTGTTTTATCTCGATCCGCCGTACTGGGAAACGGAGGGGTACGGCTTTGACTGGAGCTTTGCCGAATATGAATACATGGCGGATTTCATGCGCCGCTGCCAGGGCAAGGTGATCGTCAGCATCAACGACCATCCGGAGATCCGTGAGGTATTCCATGGCCTGTGGCTGTGTGAAGCGGACATTCGCTACAGCATCGGCAATGCGCGGGACAAAGACGTGCGTCCGGCGGCGGGGGAATTGGTTATCGCCAATTTTGAGCCGACCGCGAGCCATGGACTATTTTCTTGA
- a CDS encoding type II toxin-antitoxin system HicB family antitoxin has translation MLTYPVSLTRDDNDTFLVTFPDIPEAITVGDDEPQALASALEALEAALDIYFDEKRQIPMPSKIGRDHRTVTLPVLVTAKVFLANEMLRQGVKKSELARRMDIHMPQVDRLLDLKHSSKIELVEVALQKLGKRLDITVN, from the coding sequence ATGCTCACATACCCCGTATCGCTGACACGCGATGATAACGACACCTTCCTGGTGACGTTCCCGGATATCCCGGAGGCCATCACCGTGGGTGATGATGAACCGCAGGCGCTGGCCAGCGCGCTCGAAGCACTGGAAGCGGCGCTGGATATCTACTTTGATGAAAAACGCCAGATCCCCATGCCATCGAAAATCGGCAGGGATCACCGCACGGTCACCCTGCCCGTTCTGGTCACCGCGAAAGTCTTTTTGGCAAACGAGATGCTGCGCCAAGGCGTCAAGAAAAGTGAACTGGCCCGGCGTATGGATATCCACATGCCTCAGGTGGACCGCCTGTTAGACCTCAAACATTCGTCAAAGATTGAGTTGGTTGAAGTCGCATTGCAGAAATTGGGCAAGCGTCTGGATATCACCGTGAATTGA
- a CDS encoding type II toxin-antitoxin system HicA family toxin, with product MKYSEFRKWLKQQGATFEKHRAGSSHYRVTLNGKTTIFPDHGSKEIGTGLVQAIKKQLGVK from the coding sequence ATGAAATACAGCGAGTTCCGCAAGTGGCTCAAGCAGCAAGGCGCAACGTTTGAAAAGCACCGAGCAGGCAGCAGTCACTACCGGGTTACTCTGAATGGCAAAACAACGATCTTCCCGGATCACGGTTCAAAAGAAATAGGTACGGGACTGGTTCAAGCCATCAAGAAACAACTCGGGGTCAAGTGA
- a CDS encoding KAP family P-loop NTPase fold protein produces the protein MTTNAPAAASNPENSHNAPITKKEQDWYERWSLATSISKMVEYSPPEWATRIGVYGPWGSGKTSLLNLVIEQQKAKKNIIIQFTPWSAKTDGEMWRSLAKATIDGLKQSGMNVGCWTQIKYWARLYFKPISLVVKIFGEAAQLTGHAPGAKFITRNLMKFCAKIGIFSSANTVKIPKTDKRVIVVVDDLDRTAPELLPGLLLSLRELLDMPGFSFLLAFDKDVVSAALHNHNPAWKAKDNDFLEKIIDFQVYFSNPTKDQVLNHAIYLFSTLCPLVPAETVKAYANVLPTNPRRLKLLVRTISSMSGEIRRHKSGELNFDIIVLFSIIQIEAPSLAALIQSEKKFESNGLEQDWFRWARLEPKKTDEFVKELMAKLVKLNPQLASTEAKVSALAPLWMNIENRINSSMIAYLISFFYNPPNITWGEFEDFITAWRSDKDYKKIETFILARIDSTDRTKEQVEIEFAKTIGTYYANILEKAADEPDRNEHTNIIQEAMDALVLLEQSFFCSDKCCEVNEEVTRETWLQLKGCAARWCHFRANEKEKELREKEVSCLIKFSKFVDSACAIYLSVAFGNFASYDQNESQIAKTIFTPIIDSIEQRVIDELLKKISTPYEMTRLAENRGRENEMRPLFQSTASPLFFDKYKGQLLDQIHAMKNHEYAHLDCDSFLHMLTSPMEYGGAYCGPNNLREFVNRHAELVILLWNTSISRARQFRFLSALREKRSSLIGLGLAPNLLNEPEWLVVPPEATGPAIVEA, from the coding sequence ATGACGACAAACGCACCAGCTGCAGCCTCCAATCCCGAAAATTCGCACAATGCCCCGATCACGAAAAAAGAGCAGGATTGGTATGAGCGCTGGAGTTTGGCTACTTCAATATCAAAAATGGTCGAATACTCTCCGCCAGAATGGGCGACGCGAATTGGCGTCTACGGCCCTTGGGGGTCTGGTAAAACGTCCTTACTCAACCTTGTAATAGAACAACAGAAAGCCAAAAAAAATATAATCATTCAATTCACACCATGGAGCGCCAAAACAGACGGCGAAATGTGGCGATCCCTTGCAAAGGCAACAATAGATGGATTGAAGCAGTCAGGAATGAATGTAGGGTGTTGGACACAGATTAAATACTGGGCAAGACTTTACTTCAAGCCAATATCACTTGTCGTAAAAATATTTGGCGAAGCTGCCCAACTAACCGGTCACGCCCCTGGCGCAAAATTCATAACCAGAAATTTAATGAAGTTTTGCGCGAAGATTGGTATTTTCTCGTCCGCGAATACCGTTAAAATCCCGAAAACCGATAAGCGAGTCATTGTCGTTGTCGATGACCTCGATAGAACTGCACCGGAGCTACTCCCGGGACTCTTGTTGAGTTTGCGTGAATTGTTAGATATGCCAGGGTTTTCTTTTTTGCTCGCTTTCGACAAAGATGTTGTATCAGCGGCACTACACAACCACAATCCGGCATGGAAGGCTAAGGACAATGATTTTCTTGAAAAGATAATCGATTTCCAAGTGTATTTTTCCAATCCAACCAAAGATCAAGTTCTAAATCACGCGATATATTTATTCAGCACTCTTTGTCCGCTAGTTCCCGCTGAAACCGTAAAGGCGTACGCCAACGTTCTTCCGACCAATCCTAGGCGATTAAAATTGCTTGTAAGAACCATTTCAAGCATGAGCGGTGAAATCAGAAGACATAAAAGTGGTGAGCTTAATTTTGACATAATTGTTTTATTTTCAATTATTCAGATTGAAGCCCCTTCGCTTGCCGCCCTAATTCAATCGGAGAAAAAATTCGAGTCCAACGGCTTGGAACAGGATTGGTTTAGATGGGCTCGCCTTGAGCCAAAGAAGACAGACGAGTTCGTAAAAGAGCTAATGGCCAAATTGGTCAAATTAAATCCTCAACTTGCGAGCACAGAAGCCAAAGTTTCCGCACTAGCGCCCCTATGGATGAATATTGAGAATCGCATAAATTCGTCGATGATCGCTTATCTTATTTCCTTTTTTTACAACCCGCCAAACATTACATGGGGAGAATTCGAGGATTTCATTACAGCTTGGAGATCAGATAAGGATTATAAGAAAATCGAGACATTTATCTTGGCTCGAATTGACTCAACCGATCGAACTAAAGAACAGGTCGAAATCGAATTCGCCAAAACAATTGGCACTTACTACGCTAATATTTTGGAGAAAGCAGCCGACGAACCTGATCGCAACGAACATACCAATATTATCCAAGAAGCTATGGATGCCTTGGTTTTGTTAGAGCAATCTTTCTTTTGTTCCGACAAGTGCTGCGAAGTGAATGAAGAGGTCACGAGGGAGACATGGCTGCAACTAAAAGGCTGCGCAGCGAGATGGTGTCATTTTCGAGCCAATGAAAAAGAAAAAGAATTAAGGGAAAAGGAAGTTTCTTGCCTAATTAAATTTAGTAAGTTCGTGGACTCCGCCTGCGCAATTTACCTATCGGTGGCGTTTGGTAACTTTGCATCTTACGATCAAAACGAAAGCCAAATAGCTAAAACGATATTTACCCCAATCATTGATTCGATAGAGCAAAGAGTTATCGATGAGCTTTTAAAGAAAATATCGACCCCTTACGAGATGACTCGTTTAGCTGAAAATAGAGGCCGTGAAAACGAAATGCGTCCCCTATTTCAATCGACTGCAAGCCCGTTATTTTTTGACAAATACAAGGGTCAATTATTAGATCAGATTCATGCAATGAAAAACCACGAGTACGCACACCTAGACTGCGACAGTTTTTTGCATATGCTAACTTCGCCTATGGAGTATGGGGGCGCTTACTGTGGCCCGAACAACTTGCGCGAATTTGTCAATAGGCACGCTGAACTTGTCATTCTTCTCTGGAATACATCTATTAGCCGTGCGAGGCAATTTCGTTTTCTCAGCGCGTTACGCGAAAAGCGAAGTTCCCTAATTGGCCTTGGCTTGGCTCCAAATCTTCTGAATGAGCCAGAGTGGCTTGTTGTTCCCCCTGAGGCAACTGGCCCAGCCATAGTAGAAGCCTAG
- a CDS encoding Com family DNA-binding transcriptional regulator, which produces MQEVRCASCGKLLCRGIYTQIEIKCPRCRAMNVLRTVSPQPERRERQIQE; this is translated from the coding sequence ATGCAAGAAGTCCGATGTGCTTCCTGCGGCAAACTGCTCTGCCGTGGCATTTATACCCAGATTGAAATCAAGTGCCCGCGCTGCCGGGCCATGAATGTTCTGAGGACCGTGAGTCCCCAACCCGAGCGCCGCGAGCGCCAGATTCAGGAGTAA